One Archangium violaceum genomic window, CTCTGCACGCGGATGCCTTCGAGGGCGGGCTCGCCGTCAATGCGCTGCTGCCCATCTTCGGCCGGTACAGCCTGGTTCTGCTGCCCAACAAGGAGCACCGCACCTACCGCAAGATCATGGCGCCCACGTTCCAGCCGCGCCGGGTCAGCATGTTCGCCGAGCCGATGGTGAAGGCGACCCTGGAGGCTCAGGCGCGGTGGACGGATGGTCAGGAGATCGACGTCGGCCAGGAGATGCTCCGGTTGACGATGCGGATCGTCGGCAAGACGCTCCTCGGTCTGGAGGTGCTCGATGAGGCGGACGATTTCGGGGCCGCGCTCACCACCTGCCTGGAGTACTCCAATCACCTGGTCGCCAACATCGTTCCGGTTCCGCTTTGGCTGCCCACGAAGCGCAATCGTGAGTTGAAGAAGGCGCTTGCCTTCATTCGCGGAATGCTGATGGAGAAGCTCTCCTCGCGCCGTCACGCCGGGTGCCCTGCTACCCAGGACTTCGCCTCGATGCTCATGGGGGTTCGCGGGGAGGATGGGCAGGGATTGAGCGACGAGCAGCTGCGGGACAACCTGATCTTCATCTTCTCGGCAGGCTACGAGACGTCCGCGAATACCCTGGCCTGGACCTGGTACCTGCTCTCAAAGCACCCGGAGGTCTACGAGCGGCTGCGCAAAGAGGTGGACGAGGTTCTGCAGGGCAGGGCGCCCACGTATGAAGATCTCGCCAGTCTTCCCTACGTCCACCAGGTGGTCAAAGAGGTCATGCGCATCTACCCGGTGGCCTATTTCTTCGGGCGTGAGGCCCGCCGGGACGTGGAGATCGACGGGTATCAAGTTCCCAAGGGGACCTTCGCGGCCGTCTGCCCGTACACACTGCATCGCAACCCGGAGTACTTCCCGGATCCGGAGCGGTTCGATCCGGATCGCTTCGCTCCGGAGCAGGAGTCGAAGCTCCCCAAGTATGCCTACCTCCCCTTTGGTGCGGGGGTCCACGCCTGCCTGGGGGTGCACTTCTTCATGATCGAAGCGCCGCTCCTGCTCGCGACACTCGTTCAACGCGTCCACATCGATGTCCTCCCCGGTCAGACGGTCAAGCCCGTCGTCGAGGTGACACTGCGGCCCAGCCGCATTCTCGCGCGAGTCCATCACCGCTCGTAGGGGAGCGTGATGCATCCGGGGCTCGGGGCTCACCCGTGGAGGCCGTGCCCCTCAGCGCAGCCGGGGGGACACGGCCGGGAGCCGGCAGGCCCGCCTGTCCCAGCTTCCAGCGGACAGGCCTTGACGGTGCCTGGCCCCCGGTGGCTCTCACAGCAGGATGATGGCACTGCCGAGTATGACGCAGAACCAGATCGTGAACAGCACGTAGGTCCAATGATCGGCGCGAGGTGTTCTGAGTAGAAGCACCCGGCCAGCGATCATGAGGCTGATGAGCGTCGCGGTGGCTTCACATCCCCACACGGTCCAGCTCGCCCCTTCGGGCGCGAACATCCAGAAGTGCATGGCAAGGGGGAGCAGCGAGAAGCCCGCCGCGAGGATGAGCCGGGTCGGCCACTCCCCGATCTCCAGGGGCATGGTCCTCCTGGCGGACAGCCGATCTCCCGCCATGTCCCGGAGATCCTGCACGGGAACCAGCAGGAAGATGGTGGTGGCGAGCACCCAGGTCCAGCGCCACACCTCAGGCGTCAGCGGCGACATGAGCGCCCACGAGGGCAACAGCTGGAACAGCACACCCAGGCCCATACTCAGGTCCTTGGTGAGCCAGTGCTTGGCCCAGCTCCTGAAATTGTGCAGGTAGATGATGGCCTGCCATCCGACAGTCCACTTCAGCACCCCGAACCACCAACCCACCAGGGTGAAGAGGCCCATGCTGATGAGCCAGCGCACCCTGGCACCTTCGAGGGAGACATCTCCTCGCGCGAGGGGCCGGTCGGGCTTGTTCATCCGGTCCTCTTCCACTCCCGCCATTTGATTGGCGATGCAGAAAGACAGCACGAAGAGGACGAAGTAGATGAGTCCCCGACCCAGGCCAGCCAGGAACTCGATTCCCCTCACGTCGCCGTGCTTCGCGGCGGCAAGCATGAAGAGGAACATGGGGACGACGGTCGAAGACAGGTCGTAGCGGATGAAGTCCCAGACGAGCCTTACCTCGCGGTAGACGAGTGCCAGTGCACCCTCGCGTCCTGTCTGGGGCTCGGCGTCGACCGCCGAGGCACTCACATCCTTCTGGGAAATGCTCCGGGACAGCAGGGACAGGTGTTCCATCTGCTTCCACCAAGGAAGTGGGGGGTCAGCCTGAAACCCGGGATCTGGAGTCGGCGCATTGGGGAACCCTGGCGCTTTCGTTGAAACCGGCTCCATGTGTCTTCCCCCAGATGGGTTGGCTTCAGGTGCTGTGGGGCTCTCTGTTCGAAAGGCGAGGAATGGCTCCAGGGCTTATTGGCTCCACCCCTGGAATTCGATGGGATGGCCCTGGCAACCGCAGCCTTTGATGCGCACTGGATTATACATCGTTATGACTCGCTAGCTAAGCAGTCATCCTCAGCACAGTGTGGCGCGAGTATTCTGTACATTCACATTTCAATGTTCGCAGTTGGGGTGAAAGCCGGATGGGTTCTGCTCCCTGGCTTCGCTCCGTCACGATGCCGAGACAGAGGCCACGGGCCTCACCGTGCTTCGCGGCAGCGGCCCAGGGGCGGGCCTGTCTGGCCGCGGGAGTTACTGAACGCCCGCTCACCTGACGGGTACACGCGGGGTTGAGTCGGGCGGCACACATGATAGGTAGGCCGCCCTCGTTTGTTGGGACGGACAATGCCTCGTCTTGCTCCAGTGATGACCTGCCTGCTCGGCCTGCTGCTGATGGCCGCCACCCCGGCGCGCGCTCAGGAGATGCCCCCCTGGGGGACGGGCGAGAGCCGCGGCGAGGACCTGTCCATCTACCTGGTCACCTTCGGGCCCGGGGACGATGTGGCGTCATGGTGGGGGCATGGCTCGCTGGTGGTGGAGGACCATCGGCTGCGGCAGTCGCGCCTCTACAACTACGGGATGTTCTCCTTCGACGAGCGCATGCTGGCGCGCTACGCGATGGGGCGGCTCGAGTTCTGGGTGGACGACGCGAGCGCCTCGGGGACGTTCCGCTTCTACCGCTCGCAGAACCGG contains:
- a CDS encoding cytochrome P450 — translated: MPKALPRLQEPPLIGSLRSFRNERLELFNRVRRECGELGLFRVGPLSIMLVNSSRALQEVTSLHADAFEGGLAVNALLPIFGRYSLVLLPNKEHRTYRKIMAPTFQPRRVSMFAEPMVKATLEAQARWTDGQEIDVGQEMLRLTMRIVGKTLLGLEVLDEADDFGAALTTCLEYSNHLVANIVPVPLWLPTKRNRELKKALAFIRGMLMEKLSSRRHAGCPATQDFASMLMGVRGEDGQGLSDEQLRDNLIFIFSAGYETSANTLAWTWYLLSKHPEVYERLRKEVDEVLQGRAPTYEDLASLPYVHQVVKEVMRIYPVAYFFGREARRDVEIDGYQVPKGTFAAVCPYTLHRNPEYFPDPERFDPDRFAPEQESKLPKYAYLPFGAGVHACLGVHFFMIEAPLLLATLVQRVHIDVLPGQTVKPVVEVTLRPSRILARVHHRS
- a CDS encoding UbiA family prenyltransferase → MEHLSLLSRSISQKDVSASAVDAEPQTGREGALALVYREVRLVWDFIRYDLSSTVVPMFLFMLAAAKHGDVRGIEFLAGLGRGLIYFVLFVLSFCIANQMAGVEEDRMNKPDRPLARGDVSLEGARVRWLISMGLFTLVGWWFGVLKWTVGWQAIIYLHNFRSWAKHWLTKDLSMGLGVLFQLLPSWALMSPLTPEVWRWTWVLATTIFLLVPVQDLRDMAGDRLSARRTMPLEIGEWPTRLILAAGFSLLPLAMHFWMFAPEGASWTVWGCEATATLISLMIAGRVLLLRTPRADHWTYVLFTIWFCVILGSAIILL